Within the Trichoderma breve strain T069 chromosome 3, whole genome shotgun sequence genome, the region GTCGGCTCCTCGGTCCAAAGGGTTTGGGCAAAACAATTTATGTGAGATTTCTGACAATTTTGGTACATACGATGACAAGCTAACTGACGATCTCCGTTAACATATTATCCCATGTGCAGTGATGAGAATGCCAGACACGTTTCGCTAGCAATGAATAATAATAGAGCATCCAATCGGTGTTCATGGCTGCAATGGAACTGATTTAGCCTAAACctcagcatcatctggaCGGCCGGCTGGGGAAAAGGAATACAACGGTAACTAGAACGAATTGGGGCTTTGGCATGGAAGTGGAATAAGCGGCTGGTGAAGACAAACACCTTGACACTGTGAATAAAAATGAtcatcaatatcatcaaatTACCTCTCTATACAAGTACTCGTTTCTATATAATCTCCCAATTTCTCTAGGCAAAGTCATGTCTTTGAACAACCAGCATCTTACCATTCATTCAACCCACGCAATTGACTTACACCCATAAAGAACTTCCCCTCAAGATAAAATGCCATCAGTCAAAAGCACCATTACTTTCTTGTTGAGCCAGGCTCTTCTCGCCACGGCCAGCCCAGTAGAGTTGGAGAAGCGTCAATGCCCCGGAATCCACGTTTTCGGCGCCCGTGAAACCACAGCACCACCAGGATATGGCTCTTCTGGTACTGTTGTGAACCTCATTGTCAACTCTCATCCCGGCACGACAGCTGAGGCCATCAACTACCCAGCTTGCGGTGGTCAGAGCCAATGCGGTGGTATTAGCTATGCTAACTCTGTGGTGGCTGGCATCAATGCTGTTGTCCAGGCAGTGAACAACTATCACAACCAATGCCCCAACACAAAGCTTGTGTTAGTTGGATACTCGCAGGTCTGTGTCCCTTGAGTGTATTGACGGAATgaaatacatgtacttacatGTTGCACAGGGTGGCCAAATCATGGATGACGCGCTATGTGGAGGAGGTGACCCTGGAAATGGCTACCCAAACACTGCTGTCCCTCTCTCTGCGGGAGCAGTCAGTGCTATCCGGGCCGCAATCTTCATGGGAGACCCTCGCTATGTCCGTGGACTGGCGTACAATGTTGGATCTTGCCAAGCCCAGGGTGTACGTATTCGAACTCTTTCAAAAGATTGTCTTCTTACAAGTGCTGTCTCTAATGTGTCGTGTATCAGTTTGCTGCCCGCCCTTCTGGCTTTGTCTGCCCCAGTGGATCAAAGGTCAAGTCGTACTGCGATGCTTCAGACCCCTACTGCTGCAATGGAAACAATGCAAACACTCACCAAGGTTATGGTCAAGAGTACGGGCAGCAGGCTCTCTCCTTTGTCAACAGCAAACTCGCTTAAGACGGTGGTCGCATCTGAGAACCGGGGTTTGTTTTGGGCCAATCGGACAATGGAATGGATGCAGTTGAGCAGCAAGATGTTGCTCTTTATTTATGCACGCCCTTGTTCCTGGAGCAGTTGATCTTATGGCTACTAAATGTAAAAGAATGAACGTATTTCTATGCAAATCTTGCTATTGTTATAAATCACGGATGCCTCATAGTTCCCCTAAGCGCTCTTGCCTAATTGCTACCAATCGCCATAGTTGCTTTTGCCTGTTTGATCCTCTCTATAAGAAGTTTGGGGAGCTGTTTAATCTGGCCCGGCTCGGATCTCAACACCTCAGCGCTTGAGACCATGAATCGCTCTTCAAATATTGTCCAAAGCCTCTGGTTCTCTGTATTCGAACTACCAGGTCGCGGATAAAATGGATCGTTGCGCCAAAACGCCTTACAGGCTTGCTCAATGCCTTTTTCATCGAGGGTCAAATCTCTGCAGAAGTCAAAATCCAATATCCACAATTCATGAGGACCTAGTATGCTGCTATTATTCGAGCGTCGCTCATCGAGCTGACCCTGAGTTGAGGCAGTATCGGATTGGTTTCGAGGCTGTGCGAGCACAAATTCGACATCATTGCCGTCTACCTTGGCAATCCAGTGCAGGAGAGCAAGAGCATCTGCCATTCCTATTGCATAATCTCGTGCATCAATCCCAAGTTGTTCCATCTGGTCCAAATGTAATGGGAAATTTCGCAGACTAAATGCTCGTAATCGTTGTCTTGGCTGTCCCGTAACTGCCTCGGCCTCACTGCGACGGTATCTTCGGCGACCAAGATACGGTCGAATGAGACAATGCTCGTTGCTCTGGCTGGTTATGACCTCTTCCACGTTGACATCAGGTCGAAGATTTTGCACAAGAAGCCTCCTAATGGAAGTTGAAACTGGCATAATCTTCTCGCTAATAATGGCGTTGCATCCTGTGTAGTTCTCAGGCAGCCTTGGAAGAATGCCGGACCAAGTCGCGCTGTCCTGAGAAGCCAAGTATCCAAAGGATCCAGGTATGGCGAAAGAGGTAAATCGAGATGATAGGGAAGcttttagtattttttgATGCATTTGGTATTCGAGAGTGATTGATCTCCCAGGGGCGCCATCCTCAcgcttcatggccatgtgATGATGCCCAGCACAATCCGAACAACGAACTGCCCACACAGTCCCGCAGTGGCCTTGGCCGATTCTTTCTAATTGAGTCGATCCCAGTGTGACAGTGAGTTCTTCAATTTCCAATTCCATATTGACACTCTTTGTTAGTTGCTTTCATATAAGTGTTCAATGCGTGTATAATCGAGAGGACGTTGTGGTTTGCAATATTCGTTATGACATTTGACGTAACAAGATGTAGCCTTTGGAAGGGTTGttttgtttattttataGTCGAGAGATTCCTGGCCTCCAAAGTATAAGAAAAATGCACAGAGTCTATGGCCCTTTTGGTGGTGGCGTTGCGGTCTGGCTTTTGTGGCTGTCTGCTAGTAAACGATAGTTTAAGCGCAggcaagcggaggacagaaaagCCGAGActgagaagatttcgaacacctATGCGTTGAGTTATACGCCTTCTTTAaatatctgctactatagctatatttctttaataacTGCTACTACagctatatttctttaatgCCTGCTATTATAACTGTATTTTTCTAGTGCTTAGTATCAAGCTGATTGGGTATTGCTATTGCTGAATGCATGcacttatttattttacgGTTTCGGACCTCCACTTGGTAGGCTACCTAGTCATAGTAGGAAGTTATCCTTTTCTTGTCTCATGACTCACCTGATGCTCTGCGTAGAAGTTTACTATTTTCGCCTGGCATGTTCAAGGTTTTATGCTCCAGCCTTAGTGTCCGTTGGTAAGCATGTTTCTTCCGAGCTATCGCGTTCCTTTTAGACGAGCCGACTTCACTCAACCCACATTAACGCTACTGGAGCATCGGAATCTAACTTTGTCGCTATTCTACTTCTAATGGGTATCAAAATCCTTTTCACGTTAGTAACCTACTATATGAAGCCTTCGGTCTCCGTCGAATCTTCATTGATCTAAGAAATTGGGTCAGTAAATGTACATCTTCAATCGtccagaagagaaaaactcACATCTTCTCCAATAAATGCCGTTGTTTGTTGTGAAACCTAAGCAACAGCGGTCTATCAGCATCCGAAAATGCGTCATCGTCCAGTTCATCATCGATGATCATATGAGTAAAGGCGCGATAGTGAACGGCATCCGCCCCTCTCCAGCCATAGTTGATATCCCACTGTTCCTGAAAGAGGACATCCTCCATTCGTGTCTTGAAATCGAGTTCGCGATATACTTGGCGGAATATCCGTACGCTGATTTCATCCCCCATATTGAAAGCGTCTCGTACCTCGCAGAAATACGAAATCCAGGAGTCCCCAAGTCCCCGAGCAGAGACGCCATAGCCTGGGCATAGCTCCGACAATCCAAATTTCAGCGCCTGATAAAAGGCATACTCAACACTCCTGTTGTAATCTGGATTCAACTTTTGGCGGCTCCTCTCATCAAGTAGACCGATGAAGCCGTATAACCGGTCTCGTATGTCTGTGCATTGTAGGCGGCCGAATTTGCGCATGATGCTATGGAGCTCATCCGAAACCCGAGACTGATATGGTTCAAAGCTCATTGAAGGCTTTTGAAGATCAGACACCATGTCTTCCAGAGTCCCAATAGCACATCCTTCCGGAGCAGTGTCCTTCTTCATCCGGGGAACAAGTCTCATTCTGTGCGCAAGAATGGCCTCTGATGGGCAGCGTAGTCGGCTTGTATCGCTTCTCGAAACACTTGGCCTGCCGTCTGCACTAAATTTCGTGTAAACAGCTTCTCTGACCTGTGGTGTCCTGCCCAGGAGCGTGGGTGAGAATGTAAAAGGCCCGCACCATATCGTCAAGTGAGAAGCCAGCAAAACCTCCTGTACAACCCAGACACGTGTCCAATACGGCGCATAGCTGAGATACTTGAGCGCTTTCCATTCTCTTTCTGACCACCTTGCACAAGACACTTCTGATGCTTGGCTCAGAGCTCGACAGCCCTCGTCATACTCCTGTGGCAATGTTCCAAGCCAGGAAATGACGCATGTTGCGCGGCTGTAGACCAAAGCCATTGCTTGAACTTGCGCTTGCCGCTCGTCATAATCGAGCTGATTTATGCACACGGCGTCGACGAAGAAAAGTCCACATTCTTccttggctgttgctgaAGCAAGAAAGTCGAAGAGGTTCTGTCGCACAAAGAACTCCTGATTGCCGACTCGTATTGATCGGAGGTCATCTGCTGAAGTCGCCTTACCCCATGTATAAGATAGAGCTCTATAAGAGGTAGAAGACAAGTCTTCCAGCGATACCACAACTAAATCGTATTGCCAACTTTGATCCGTAGGGTTTCGTGATATCTGCAGTAGTCGAGTTTCTGTTGCACTTTGGATAGTGGGATGTCGAAATCCTGACTTGCGATTTAAGTTATTGTCGATGCTGTCGTTCATGCTCGTTGATGCGTCTTCGTGGCTATTCATAACACAGCagggatatatatatatctttaATGCACGAGTAATGATGCATATAAATCTGCTGCCCTCTCTCGTCAATCGATGCAAATCTCGATCGTGACACCAGGCTGCGACCAAATATGATTGGGTCAACCAACAAGTGTGCCTTACGGCTTATTTTCTGCCCAACCAAGTCTTTGGGAGGCCTACTTGTATGATGGGCATCATGCGCAGCGCGGCGGAGCCGATGCTGGACTTTTATTGGCTTATTGCCGCCGGCGATGCATCCCACTGAGCAGGACTATTTGTTTCTCAAGGCGCAGTGAAGATCTAACAAACCCTTAGTGTTGAACAGCCACAATAGTAACTGCTCGTACATCTCATTCGACATTTGGAGGCCAAGAAATATTGTAATTGTTTGCTTTTCGAGAAATCTGGTTGCGAAAATAGCTGATGATTTGTTCATCAATTGAGATCTGTATCACCGCTTCATGACGATGCTCAACGTTGATCTTCCATTCCTctaagtacatgtagttggcAACACCACCATAGATTTGATTAACTACAGACAAATGACAAAATTGCTCAAGGCGACAACAGAGAACTCATAAATCGAATAATCGAGTAATCGGTCCTCCAGCATCTTCAGGATGTTATGACGTCCAAGAATTCaacctacctaggtactgTGAGATTCTAGATGAATCTAATGCGGTTCGTCTAGCTTTCTGTTACCATGAAGTTTATCTGCGCCACACGGGTACTCCCGGCTGTTTAGGTGTATCTCAGATCTTGAAGTCTTGCCCTGGCCGTCGCCCTGCGGCGCATCCGGGACAAGGGGGGGAATTTAACTTTATAGCATTAGAAGTCTCGTTCAAAATACAAAATAGATGTCTTCAAATTAAACCGCTCCTGTACATGTTCTTCAACCTTGTCCGTGAGATAGGCACTCTGCTAACACGTCTTTCTTGACATGCGTCCCCTGTATCATCCCTAGTTGAGTGTTGAATAATAAAAGCCGAAATTCCGCACAAGGCACATTGCCGGAAATCCGTTTGGATAGGATGAGATTATGAGAGTTGTGATAAACACGCAAAGCGTATTTCGTATCCGAGTTCAATGCTGCTCATCTTACGTACGCTGTGCCATTCCTATGCCGTAGATAGCAACTGGTTATTTATACGGTCGATTTATTCGGGAATACGGACTGACGGGATCCCCAAGTGTCAGCTTCACACATGCCAGTAAAGGCTAGCCAGACGCTGACTTCTCGATGCCCAAGCAAATATGGTTCGATGCATCCGGAAGCCGGGCGAGAGTTCACAAGGCAATGGTGGATCGTTGAACCACTATAATTCTCTTCTTAAGAGCCCCGTATGCTAAAATCTCACCCAACTCTAAGTTTTTCAGATCAGAGGGATCCTAGCTTACAGCAGTCCCTTGTTTATAACACGCACTTGCCTTGTCCTTACTTGAACCATAGATCTTGCTTTATAGGCAGGTCGTATTGGCCCTTGCATGATTGCCAGCGCTACGGGCTGACCGCTGCGCGAGGCACCCAATGGCATTTGCCGAATTATACACAGGAGGATGCCAATTTTGCAACCACGGGAGACTTTCTTTGCTCTTTATATTACGTCCGCGATTCAGGGTATATCTTATTCAATGCGCTCCCAGTACGTCTTAAGAGGAAGGTGACCAAAATTTGGGAATGCTTGCCTTCAGGAACCAGGGACGGGCTTTGGCCAAGAACATGGGCACAACGTTGCTCTCAGTTCCGGCGTCGTACCATATGCGACAGGTGGATTCTATATAAGATGCCTCTGTGTTGTTGAAACCTCCGTAACAGGGGCGACAAACTCCTAGCTCACGAAAATTCCATAGGTGTAACACGCTTCTAAACTGTCACCATGGTGTTGTCAAATCGTTTCCTCTCTGCTGTCGCTAAGCTCGGCTTGGTAGCTGGCTCAGCATATGCCGAGAAGGAACAAATCTGGCCATCCAAAACTGATCTGCTGGAGACTATGCTCTTTGAGCAACAGGGCTTCAACTCCGGCAACTCTCCTGCAACCTTTATTGTCCCCTGCGAGAAGGTTACCTTTGGCACCGGCCGCAACGGCGCCGCAGAATGGCTGCGTACAGCATATCACGACATGGCAACTGCGGATGTTGAGAATGGAATAGGAGGTATCGACGCGTCGATTGGATTTGAAGTCAACCGTGACGAGAACCCGGGTATTGGATTCAACGAGACGCTGATGAACCTGGCTGCCTTTCTGACACCGCGGTCGTCGATGGCGGATCTTATTGCTATGGGGGCACTGTTTGCGGCAAATGGTTGCTCAAATGGAAGCGTTGAGATTCCTTTCAGAGCCGGTAGAATTGATGCCACTGGCCCGGGTCCGACAGGCGTGCCCAGACCAGAACAGCCCTTGGATGAACACATTACCAGCTTCCAGAAACAGGGATTCACTCCACAGGAAATGATCGGGCTCGTTGCGTGCGGTCATACCCTTGGAGGAGTTCACGGGGTGGACTTTCCGGAGATTGTCGACGTCGTAAATGACCCGGTAAGATGCTCTTTTGGTTACGTCAACATGGCTATGGGACTGGGGGCTGCCTACTCGAAATCGAAGATGGGCTAATGGTTACGCGCAGGCCACGGATGACAACACACAGACATTTGACACGACCAACTCAGGATTCACTGCCTTCGACAACACCGTGTAAGATATCAGCACTTGCTTGAGAAAGACTCCCAGCTAATATGAAGCAAGTGCTGTGCAATATGTGAACAACGTCACACAGAACCCCCTCGCCTTTGGCCACAATGAGACCACTAGATCCGATGGGCGAATCTTTGCTTCAGATGGAGGCATCGAAATTGGGC harbors:
- a CDS encoding zinc finger protein domain-containing protein translates to MELEIEELTVTLGSTQLERIGQGHCGTVWAVRCSDCAGHHHMAMKREDGAPGRSITLEYQMHQKILKASLSSRFTSFAIPGSFGYLASQDSATWSGILPRLPENYTGCNAIISEKIMPVSTSIRRLLVQNLRPDVNVEEVITSQSNEHCLIRPYLGRRRYRRSEAEAVTGQPRQRLRAFSLRNFPLHLDQMEQLGIDARDYAIGMADALALLHWIAKVDGNDVEFVLAQPRNQSDTASTQGQLDERRSNNSSILGPHELWILDFDFCRDLTLDEKGIEQACKAFWRNDPFYPRPGSSNTENQRLWTIFEERFMVSSAEVLRSEPGQIKQLPKLLIERIKQAKATMAIGSN
- a CDS encoding cutinase domain-containing protein, coding for MPSVKSTITFLLSQALLATASPVELEKRQCPGIHVFGARETTAPPGYGSSAEAINYPACGGQSQCGGISYANSVVAGINAVVQAVNNYHNQCPNTKLVLVGYSQGGQIMDDALCGGGDPGNGYPNTAVPLSAGAVSAIRAAIFMGDPRYVRGLAYNVGSCQAQGFAARPSGFVCPSGSKVKSYCDASDPYCCNGNNANTHQGYGQEYGQQALSFVNSKLA
- a CDS encoding heterokaryon incompatibility protein (HET) domain-containing protein — encoded protein: MNDSIDNNLNRKSGFRHPTIQSATETRLLQISRNPTDQSWQYDLVVVSLEDLSSTSYRALSYTWGKATSADDLRSIRVGNQEFFVRQNLFDFLASATAKEECGLFFVDAVCINQLDYDERQAQVQAMALVYSRATCVISWLGTLPQEYDEGCRALSQASEVSCARWSEREWKALKYLSYAPYWTRVWVVQEVLLASHLTIWCGPFTFSPTLLGRTPQVREAVYTKFSADGRPSVSRSDTSRLRCPSEAILAHRMRLVPRMKKDTAPEGCAIGTLEDMVSDLQKPSMSFEPYQSRVSDELHSIMRKFGRLQCTDIRDRLYGFIGLLDERSRQKLNPDYNRSVEYAFYQALKFGLSELCPGYGVSARGLGDSWISYFCEVRDAFNMGDEISVRIFRQVYRELDFKTRMEDVLFQEQWDINYGWRGADAVHYRAFTHMIIDDELDDDAFSDADRPLLLRFHNKQRHLLEKM